A portion of the Francisella uliginis genome contains these proteins:
- a CDS encoding RNA pyrophosphohydrolase, translating to MIDKSGYRANVAIVLLNRQNRVFWGQRKNRASWQFPQGGVSVGETPLQAMYRELHEEVGLRPQDVEVIASTRDWYKYDIPDSLLRSKEPVCVGQKQKWFLLRLKSSENNIDLEANDSPEFDNWRWVSYWYPINHVVYFKQEVYRKALTYFKEFI from the coding sequence ATGATAGATAAAAGTGGGTATAGAGCAAATGTTGCTATAGTTTTACTTAATAGACAAAATAGAGTTTTTTGGGGACAAAGAAAAAACAGAGCTTCGTGGCAGTTCCCTCAAGGAGGAGTATCTGTAGGGGAAACTCCTTTACAAGCTATGTATCGTGAGCTTCATGAAGAGGTTGGTTTGAGACCTCAAGATGTTGAAGTTATAGCTTCTACAAGGGATTGGTATAAGTATGATATTCCAGACTCATTACTTAGAAGTAAAGAACCTGTATGTGTTGGCCAAAAACAAAAATGGTTTTTATTAAGGTTAAAAAGCTCAGAAAATAATATTGATTTAGAAGCTAATGATTCACCAGAGTTTGATAACTGGCGTTGGGTTAGTTATTGGTATCCAATAAATCATGTGGTTTATTTCAAGCAGGAAGTATATAGAAAGGCATTGACTTATTTTAAAGAGTTTATTTAG
- a CDS encoding serine dehydratase subunit alpha family protein — MNREKQLLNLLQQEVVPAQGCTEPIALAYCAAKVTQILGNVPDKVEVYASGNIIKNVKSVTVPGSRGMIGIEAAVAMGLVAGDPDKELMVIADITTSELKNVKKYLTKKSVNIHMSDKKIKLYIQIVGYYGEDKAIVEIKYTHSNITLIQKNEKILYKVDDTSNKKNLVDEIIKTFSIKEIYEIAASIDVNKIKSLFDLIVKDNTKISQEGLNNSYGAQAGRNIKSAIELGLYGDDVRNNAAAAAAAGSDARMGGSALLVMTVAGSGNIGITISMALIKFAEFNKKSQEELYRAIFLASLITVYIKSRIGRLSALCGPTCASAGVAAGLALMLDQPLEKVNKAIINALASIVGIMCDGANSSCSMKIANSIYTAYDAVNAAVLGNSVTAYDGIVGKNVEETIENIVYIATDDGMSKTDINILNIMTKQR, encoded by the coding sequence GTGAATAGAGAAAAACAGTTGTTAAATTTATTACAACAGGAGGTAGTTCCAGCACAAGGTTGCACAGAGCCAATAGCTTTAGCTTATTGCGCTGCTAAAGTAACTCAAATTTTAGGAAATGTACCTGATAAGGTCGAAGTTTATGCTTCTGGGAATATAATCAAAAATGTAAAAAGTGTTACAGTACCAGGTAGTAGAGGTATGATTGGTATAGAAGCAGCTGTAGCTATGGGACTTGTTGCTGGCGATCCTGACAAAGAGCTTATGGTAATTGCAGATATAACAACTTCAGAACTTAAAAATGTCAAAAAGTATCTAACAAAGAAATCTGTAAATATTCATATGTCAGATAAAAAGATTAAACTTTATATTCAAATCGTGGGTTATTATGGTGAAGATAAGGCTATTGTTGAAATCAAATATACACACAGCAATATAACCCTAATTCAAAAAAATGAAAAAATTTTATACAAAGTTGATGATACTTCCAATAAGAAAAATCTAGTGGATGAGATTATAAAGACATTTTCTATTAAGGAGATATATGAGATTGCAGCTAGTATAGATGTTAATAAGATTAAATCCTTATTTGATCTTATTGTTAAGGATAATACAAAGATTTCTCAAGAAGGTTTAAATAATAGTTATGGAGCTCAAGCTGGTAGAAATATTAAATCAGCTATAGAGCTGGGGCTTTATGGTGATGATGTGCGTAATAATGCAGCCGCAGCGGCTGCAGCAGGAAGTGATGCTCGTATGGGAGGGTCTGCTCTACTTGTAATGACAGTTGCTGGAAGTGGAAATATTGGTATAACTATATCTATGGCTTTAATAAAATTTGCAGAGTTTAATAAAAAGAGCCAAGAAGAACTTTATAGAGCAATATTTTTAGCATCTTTAATAACTGTTTATATTAAATCTCGTATAGGACGGTTATCTGCATTATGTGGTCCAACTTGTGCTTCTGCTGGAGTTGCTGCAGGACTGGCTTTGATGTTAGATCAACCTTTAGAAAAAGTTAATAAGGCTATAATTAATGCTCTAGCTAGTATTGTTGGGATTATGTGTGATGGAGCAAACTCATCATGCTCAATGAAAATAGCTAATTCAATATATACCGCTTATGATGCTGTTAATGCCGCAGTGTTAGGAAATAGTGTAACAGCTTATGATGGTATAGTTGGTAAGAATGTTGAAGAGACTATTGAAAACATAGTCTATATAGCAACAGATGATGGTATGTCTAAGACAGATATAAATATATTAAATATAATGACTAAACAGAGATAG
- the ampD gene encoding 1,6-anhydro-N-acetylmuramyl-L-alanine amidase AmpD, whose protein sequence is MFKQGWYKKAKHIASKNFNKRPNNMDISLVVVHCISLPEGEYSNHNVENLFLNQLDCDSHKSFADLKEVEVSAHFYIKRTGEVIQFVSVDNRAWHAGISNFQGRQGCNDFSIGIELQGTDKTAYEFEQYRSLNELLVDLKETYIELKAITGHQNIAPGRKTDPGKCFDWDKVNDLDGVDKYS, encoded by the coding sequence ATGTTCAAACAAGGTTGGTATAAAAAAGCCAAGCATATCGCGAGTAAAAATTTTAATAAGCGACCTAATAATATGGATATTAGTCTGGTTGTGGTTCATTGTATAAGTCTGCCAGAAGGAGAGTATTCAAATCACAATGTTGAAAATTTATTTCTTAACCAGCTAGACTGTGATTCACATAAAAGCTTTGCTGATTTAAAAGAAGTTGAAGTTTCAGCGCATTTTTATATAAAACGGACAGGTGAAGTTATTCAATTTGTTTCTGTAGATAATAGGGCGTGGCATGCTGGTATAAGTAACTTTCAGGGAAGACAAGGCTGTAATGATTTTTCTATAGGTATAGAGCTACAAGGTACGGACAAGACAGCTTATGAATTTGAGCAATATAGAAGTCTAAATGAATTGTTAGTGGATTTAAAAGAGACCTATATTGAACTCAAAGCTATTACCGGACACCAAAATATAGCTCCGGGAAGAAAAACAGATCCTGGCAAATGCTTTGATTGGGATAAAGTAAATGATTTAGATGGGGTTGATAAGTATTCTTAA
- a CDS encoding phosphatase PAP2 family protein → MKCLDCKLAKNTVVYGIITLIIVVLSYNFLDIKVTTAIHSSDFFGTKISTLASLMSQIASSKVWLIVTLIVTVACIIRYLRNKTSNKLYTMSLSLILAILVAGGLKVLLARYRPEMLLFKNEYGFHFFSFKKAYNSMPSGHTTLSFAGLLAIANFFEKKYITIIAIVLAIIVAVSRIIVLDHYVSDVILSAYIGSFCYLWAKSFVEGRQQDSK, encoded by the coding sequence ATGAAGTGTTTAGATTGTAAGCTTGCAAAAAATACTGTTGTATATGGGATTATTACGTTAATCATTGTAGTACTTAGCTATAACTTTTTGGATATAAAAGTAACTACAGCAATTCACTCAAGTGATTTTTTTGGCACTAAAATAAGTACGTTAGCTTCTTTAATGTCACAGATAGCATCATCAAAAGTTTGGCTAATAGTAACTTTAATCGTCACTGTAGCATGTATTATTAGATATTTACGTAATAAAACTTCTAACAAGCTATATACAATGTCACTTTCTTTGATACTCGCTATCTTAGTTGCTGGTGGTTTAAAAGTTTTACTTGCTCGATATAGACCTGAAATGCTTTTATTTAAGAATGAATATGGCTTTCACTTTTTCTCTTTTAAGAAAGCATACAACTCAATGCCATCTGGACATACTACTTTATCATTTGCAGGTTTACTTGCCATAGCAAATTTTTTTGAGAAAAAATATATTACTATCATTGCTATAGTTTTAGCAATTATTGTTGCCGTAAGTAGAATTATTGTTCTAGATCACTATGTTTCTGATGTTATCTTATCAGCATATATCGGATCATTTTGTTACCTATGGGCAAAATCTTTTGTCGAAGGCAGACAACAAGATTCTAAATAA